The proteins below come from a single Parageobacillus toebii NBRC 107807 genomic window:
- a CDS encoding F510_1955 family glycosylhydrolase, which produces MKKMTKAMMITSSILLLSACSSSNEKEQSFITSKEQAKSNTSVTNNPFFKEKKEGKFEHLHGIGYAGNQNAIYFATHEGLLVYQNNKWYETTSNKHDYMGFSATDDGFYASGHPEEGSSLGNPLGLVKSLDHGQTLMNLGFYKESDFHYMAVGYKSHTIYVVNQEENKKLGQGLFYSKDDGKTWSQSQLNGLPQTAAGTIAAHPTEENMVGISTPEGIFVSKDNGNTFERFTRKINTMTFIFQEKSILFAAVENNKPVLIKQSLESKQEEVLSVPKLDEKDHIMYMSSNPTNEKEIVIATMNGDIFMTKNNGESWTRLASKGKINF; this is translated from the coding sequence ATGAAAAAAATGACGAAAGCTATGATGATTACATCGTCCATTCTTCTTCTAAGCGCTTGTTCATCATCCAATGAAAAAGAACAGTCCTTTATTACGAGCAAAGAACAAGCAAAATCCAACACATCTGTTACAAATAATCCTTTCTTTAAAGAAAAGAAAGAAGGAAAGTTCGAACATTTACATGGAATTGGTTATGCAGGCAACCAAAATGCGATTTACTTTGCTACACATGAAGGTTTACTTGTTTACCAAAATAATAAGTGGTATGAAACGACTTCCAATAAACATGATTATATGGGCTTTTCTGCAACAGACGATGGGTTTTATGCATCGGGACACCCAGAAGAAGGTTCATCTTTAGGAAATCCGCTTGGTCTTGTAAAAAGTCTTGATCATGGACAAACGTTGATGAACTTAGGGTTTTATAAAGAATCTGATTTTCATTATATGGCAGTAGGCTATAAAAGCCATACGATTTATGTCGTGAACCAAGAAGAAAACAAAAAGCTAGGACAAGGGTTATTTTACAGTAAAGACGACGGCAAAACGTGGTCGCAAAGTCAATTAAACGGCCTACCGCAAACTGCTGCAGGAACGATTGCTGCCCATCCAACGGAGGAAAATATGGTCGGAATTAGTACGCCAGAAGGAATTTTCGTTTCAAAAGATAATGGAAATACCTTTGAACGCTTTACCCGAAAGATTAATACGATGACGTTTATCTTCCAAGAAAAATCAATTTTATTTGCGGCTGTAGAGAACAATAAGCCTGTACTTATAAAACAATCATTAGAGTCAAAACAAGAGGAAGTCCTTTCTGTTCCTAAACTCGACGAAAAAGACCATATCATGTATATGTCCTCAAATCCGACAAATGAGAAGGAAATTGTGATCGCCACCATGAATGGTGATATTTTCATGACAAAAAATAACGGTGAAAGCTGGACAAGACTAGCATCCAAAGGGAAAATAAATTTTTAA
- a CDS encoding response regulator transcription factor: MYTVLLVDDEKRMLELLDLYLSPKGYHCVKCESGLAAIQYLENHKVDLVLLDIMMPEMDGWGTCRRIREFSDVPIIMVTARDQTLDIVKGLNIGADDYITKPFDEAELLARIEAVLRRSVGKRSKIEFQGLVWDEDEHKVHYQNEPIFLTPKEFAILGLFLKHPNRVFSREQIIVSLWGYNANTEERTIDSHVKNIREKLRQAGFPVDQFLQTVWGVGYKWEA, encoded by the coding sequence ATGTATACGGTTTTACTGGTTGACGATGAAAAACGAATGTTAGAGTTGCTTGATCTTTATCTTTCGCCTAAAGGATATCATTGTGTTAAGTGCGAGTCCGGTTTAGCAGCGATACAGTACTTAGAAAATCACAAAGTGGATTTAGTCTTGCTTGATATTATGATGCCGGAGATGGATGGCTGGGGAACTTGCCGACGAATTAGAGAATTTTCCGATGTTCCGATTATCATGGTGACCGCAAGAGATCAGACGTTAGATATCGTCAAAGGTCTCAATATTGGGGCGGATGATTACATCACAAAACCGTTTGACGAAGCCGAGCTCCTTGCGCGCATTGAGGCGGTGCTGCGCCGCTCCGTAGGAAAGCGCTCGAAAATAGAATTTCAAGGGTTAGTGTGGGATGAAGACGAACATAAAGTCCACTATCAAAACGAACCGATTTTTCTAACGCCGAAAGAGTTTGCCATATTGGGTCTGTTTTTGAAGCACCCAAACAGAGTGTTTAGCAGAGAACAAATCATTGTGTCATTATGGGGCTATAATGCAAATACAGAAGAGCGTACCATCGACTCTCATGTCAAAAATATCAGAGAAAAGCTTAGACAAGCTGGGTTTCCGGTCGATCAATTTCTGCAAACCGTTTGGGGGGTAGGGTATAAATGGGAGGCATAA
- a CDS encoding MFS transporter: MNYQRFVAAQSFVMTAGSIVFPFYLLFIRNIGDSYSQFGLAYGLFALTAALSHVWIGKLTDRYGDRIMLLVYAWGMAGLMLLIPISTEIWQIYFIQIVMGLLGAVQKTTEKTSLSRFTEPATAGKTIGYYHFWTSIWPAIAVIATGYLIDFLTIGSLFYFASLLYMAAALKLTSTVNRN; the protein is encoded by the coding sequence ATGAATTATCAACGATTTGTAGCAGCGCAAAGTTTCGTTATGACAGCAGGCAGCATTGTGTTTCCATTTTACTTATTATTTATTCGAAATATCGGTGATAGCTATTCGCAATTCGGCTTGGCTTATGGTTTATTTGCTTTGACAGCGGCTTTATCCCATGTATGGATTGGGAAGCTCACGGACCGTTATGGCGATCGCATAATGTTGTTAGTATATGCATGGGGGATGGCTGGGTTGATGTTATTGATTCCTATTTCAACAGAAATATGGCAAATATACTTTATCCAGATTGTGATGGGATTGCTTGGTGCCGTTCAAAAAACGACAGAAAAGACCAGCCTTTCCAGATTCACTGAACCCGCTACCGCTGGAAAAACAATTGGTTATTATCATTTTTGGACATCGATTTGGCCAGCAATCGCCGTCATTGCCACCGGCTATCTCATCGATTTCTTAACGATTGGGAGTTTATTTTATTTCGCGTCTTTGCTATATATGGCAGCCGCACTTAAATTAACATCCACTGTTAATAGAAATTAG
- a CDS encoding anti-sigma factor, giving the protein MRKDELKPLLQKYQNGTLSKEEEQKIEELLESFDVYHEFLHETLHDEGMKEPNLTKMMKKAQQKFFFRNTLLVVSFILTIVPLLTMFTFVYYGWGREHNRGNELIETIRTVSEMMSPNVYVDYDTVDVEIKPFTMTVTADKYKWMDDKRSYLGKDTYKLFFNDVFAKESNYRAIGYSLHHIGINFIHPKAKYFLPDERRKIESLPSDWPVEIYISLNQSYSLKEINEKFKGYHMTWLALDTGVEEQMRNDLDFIQTPAIGFPYKKVHVDSVFHRSFTDYEEVVKGLELLSKNEKWATQLTEYKDLKMAERLKWIKKHKELKIYGIAMTGTAKDVLSLEKMKEVNVIRLGQINLP; this is encoded by the coding sequence ATGAGAAAAGACGAGTTAAAACCATTATTGCAGAAATATCAAAATGGCACACTAAGCAAAGAGGAAGAGCAGAAAATAGAGGAGCTTCTAGAAAGTTTTGACGTATACCATGAATTTCTCCATGAAACCCTTCATGATGAAGGGATGAAGGAACCCAATCTTACAAAAATGATGAAAAAGGCCCAACAAAAATTCTTTTTTAGAAATACGCTGCTTGTTGTATCGTTTATACTCACGATTGTTCCCTTATTGACTATGTTTACTTTTGTTTATTACGGCTGGGGGCGAGAGCATAACCGAGGGAACGAATTGATTGAAACCATTCGAACGGTGAGTGAAATGATGTCTCCAAATGTGTATGTAGATTACGATACGGTGGATGTTGAGATCAAGCCCTTTACTATGACTGTCACGGCCGACAAATATAAATGGATGGATGATAAAAGAAGTTATCTAGGCAAGGATACTTACAAACTATTTTTCAATGATGTGTTTGCTAAAGAATCGAATTATCGAGCGATTGGGTATTCACTTCATCACATTGGAATCAACTTTATTCATCCGAAAGCCAAATACTTTTTACCTGACGAACGAAGAAAAATTGAATCTCTCCCAAGCGATTGGCCGGTTGAAATCTATATTTCCCTGAATCAGTCCTATTCCTTAAAAGAAATAAATGAAAAATTCAAAGGATATCATATGACATGGCTTGCGTTGGACACAGGTGTAGAGGAACAGATGAGGAATGATTTAGATTTCATCCAAACACCAGCAATTGGCTTTCCGTACAAAAAAGTGCATGTAGATTCTGTATTCCATCGCTCGTTTACTGATTACGAAGAAGTAGTCAAAGGGCTCGAGCTATTGAGCAAAAACGAAAAATGGGCAACACAACTAACGGAATACAAAGACTTAAAGATGGCCGAGCGGCTAAAATGGATAAAAAAACATAAGGAATTGAAGATTTATGGAATCGCTATGACAGGAACCGCCAAAGATGTTTTGTCTCTAGAAAAGATGAAAGAAGTCAACGTGATTCGATTAGGTCAGATTAATTTGCCGTAG
- a CDS encoding sigma factor-like helix-turn-helix DNA-binding protein, with protein MSLILFLGILGVLMVIFIDHCRKAKKIQVVQVDDFFASLKLDPLLETENAFLQKYELELIYKHLSNMKELQQKAIMLVDLKGFSYKEAAELLNVKLPYLKSLVFRGRRELEKRLRNEVKG; from the coding sequence ATGTCCTTAATATTATTTCTCGGTATTCTTGGGGTATTAATGGTTATCTTCATCGACCACTGCAGAAAAGCAAAAAAGATACAGGTTGTACAAGTGGATGATTTCTTTGCGTCGTTAAAGCTAGATCCATTATTAGAAACGGAAAATGCGTTTTTGCAAAAATATGAGCTGGAGTTGATTTATAAACATTTGTCCAACATGAAAGAACTGCAACAAAAAGCCATTATGCTCGTCGATTTAAAAGGATTTAGCTACAAAGAAGCGGCGGAGTTGTTAAACGTAAAACTCCCTTATTTAAAAAGCCTTGTGTTTCGGGGCAGGCGGGAATTAGAAAAACGATTACGCAATGAGGTGAAGGGATGA
- a CDS encoding FAD-binding oxidoreductase, which translates to MNRSWIILVVVYILGFSFSVYRYTQLPLIVEDSGKLLPTSIKQIRSATDERSLQEWIQAAAKQGEKISVAGMQHSQGGHTYYPGGIVIDMKSYDKILAYHPEAKMIRVQSGITWEKIQQHINPDGLAIRVMQSQNIFTVGGSLSVNVHGRDIRYGSLLDSVESFRLLQADGSIIEVSRTQHPELFNLVIGGYGLFGIILDVTLKLTDDELYQMYTHKIDYKDYASYFKEKVRANPAIRMHMARISAAPESFLKEMYVTNYLLYEDQSLREKYQPLKKETIIALPKFLLGLSRYSDWGKQILWDTQLAYFQSKNGDLITRNNVMRSESQFMEYENPNRTEILQEYFVPVDEFASYIDDLRKLLKREDLNLLNITIRYVEEDKQAVLSYAKEDMFALVLLINQGRSAKEVEKTQKVLRKMIDVTLDHRGSYYLPYHPYPTKEQLHRAYPRAKEFFEKKRQYDPDEVFVNLFYKEYGK; encoded by the coding sequence ATGAACAGATCTTGGATTATATTGGTAGTCGTTTATATCCTTGGCTTTTCTTTTTCGGTATACCGCTACACACAACTTCCACTGATAGTCGAGGATTCGGGAAAATTGCTGCCAACTTCGATTAAACAAATTCGCTCGGCTACTGATGAACGGTCTCTTCAAGAATGGATTCAAGCGGCTGCCAAACAAGGAGAAAAAATTTCTGTGGCTGGCATGCAGCACAGCCAGGGCGGACATACCTATTACCCCGGTGGGATCGTGATTGACATGAAATCGTACGATAAAATCTTAGCATATCACCCAGAAGCAAAAATGATACGCGTTCAAAGCGGAATTACTTGGGAAAAAATCCAACAACACATAAATCCTGATGGTTTGGCGATACGAGTCATGCAATCGCAAAATATTTTCACCGTTGGCGGTTCATTGAGTGTGAATGTCCACGGTCGAGATATTCGCTATGGCTCTTTGTTGGATTCTGTGGAATCATTCCGTTTGCTGCAGGCCGATGGTTCTATTATTGAAGTAAGCCGAACGCAACATCCGGAACTATTTAATCTTGTCATCGGTGGCTATGGGTTATTTGGGATTATTTTAGATGTTACACTGAAATTGACAGATGACGAGCTTTACCAAATGTATACCCATAAAATAGATTACAAAGATTATGCCTCTTATTTTAAAGAGAAAGTACGAGCCAATCCTGCCATTCGGATGCATATGGCTCGCATTTCCGCTGCTCCTGAGTCTTTCTTAAAAGAAATGTATGTGACCAATTATTTATTGTATGAAGACCAATCCCTTCGTGAAAAATATCAACCATTGAAAAAAGAAACGATCATTGCCTTGCCGAAATTTTTGTTAGGATTATCACGATACAGTGATTGGGGGAAGCAAATACTCTGGGATACACAGCTTGCTTATTTCCAAAGCAAAAATGGCGACCTCATTACTAGAAATAACGTGATGCGCTCCGAAAGCCAATTCATGGAGTATGAAAACCCGAACAGAACAGAAATCCTTCAAGAATATTTTGTTCCTGTTGATGAATTCGCTTCTTATATCGATGATTTACGGAAACTTCTGAAAAGAGAGGACTTGAATTTATTGAATATCACCATACGGTATGTGGAAGAAGACAAGCAAGCGGTTCTTTCGTATGCGAAAGAAGACATGTTTGCCTTAGTGCTCTTAATCAATCAGGGGCGAAGCGCAAAAGAAGTAGAAAAGACGCAAAAGGTCTTGAGGAAGATGATTGATGTTACTTTAGATCACCGAGGTTCTTATTATCTCCCTTATCATCCGTATCCAACGAAAGAACAACTGCATAGAGCCTATCCAAGAGCCAAAGAGTTTTTTGAAAAAAAACGCCAATATGATCCCGACGAGGTTTTCGTCAATCTCTTCTACAAGGAGTATGGAAAATGA
- a CDS encoding sulfite exporter TauE/SafE family protein yields MYSFLSQISNLLSQPFLNIANNTTAIPILSAFVLGIVGAMAPCQITGNLGAITLYSNQSLQKGIAWKELLLFIFGKIIAFSGLGLIVWLMGKEIQSTLTLYFPWLRKLIGPILILVGLYLLGLFKMYWNVTLLKIPERFLKKGKIGSFLMGFGFSLAFCPTMFVLFFVTLMPLVYSTSYGVLLPSIFAVGTSVPVIFFILILWYLGFSGTLMKKGKQAGRFVQKAAGIVMILLGILDTITYWF; encoded by the coding sequence GTGTATTCGTTCTTAAGCCAAATAAGCAACCTTCTAAGCCAACCATTTCTAAATATTGCAAATAACACGACAGCTATTCCCATTTTGTCAGCTTTTGTTCTTGGGATAGTTGGAGCGATGGCTCCGTGTCAAATCACTGGCAACTTGGGAGCGATCACGTTGTACAGTAATCAGTCCTTGCAAAAAGGGATTGCGTGGAAAGAGTTGCTCCTATTTATTTTTGGCAAAATCATTGCTTTTTCCGGTTTAGGTTTGATTGTCTGGCTTATGGGCAAAGAGATTCAAAGTACACTAACATTGTATTTTCCGTGGTTAAGAAAGCTGATCGGTCCCATTCTCATTCTGGTAGGTCTATACTTGTTAGGGCTTTTTAAAATGTATTGGAACGTAACCCTGCTCAAAATCCCTGAGAGGTTTTTAAAGAAAGGAAAAATAGGCTCCTTTTTAATGGGTTTCGGCTTTTCGTTAGCTTTTTGTCCAACCATGTTTGTGCTGTTTTTTGTTACTCTCATGCCTCTCGTATATTCAACGTCTTATGGAGTGTTATTGCCGAGTATCTTTGCCGTCGGAACCTCTGTACCTGTTATTTTCTTTATCCTTATCCTTTGGTACTTAGGATTTAGCGGCACTTTAATGAAAAAAGGAAAACAAGCAGGAAGGTTCGTCCAAAAAGCAGCTGGAATCGTGATGATTTTACTTGGCATATTAGACACCATCACTTATTGGTTCTAA
- a CDS encoding SHOCT domain-containing protein: MMIGMMLFWVVLIAIGFYLLHRFINDRKEELSPMEILKVRLAKGEITLDEFEQISKKIQ; this comes from the coding sequence ATGATGATCGGGATGATGTTATTCTGGGTTGTATTAATCGCCATTGGTTTTTATCTCTTACATCGTTTTATCAATGACCGCAAAGAAGAGTTATCCCCGATGGAAATATTAAAAGTACGATTAGCCAAAGGAGAGATCACTTTAGACGAATTTGAACAGATATCCAAAAAAATACAGTAA
- a CDS encoding multicopper oxidase family protein — MKKLLVGTILAGVVAIGAACSNNASHSSMQGHDMSNMNMKEENIAKDSSKQLPLATNTEVLSGKEINLTAKEALLQINDKVKFPVYTYNGSVPGAQIRIKQGDRVKIYFKNELPEPTTIHWHGYPVPNSQDGVPGVTMDAIKPGETFTYEFTATVPGTYFYHSHQESAKQVDKGLYGTLIVEPKNEEKVDRDYTLVLDEWMSNPDEGNMHMSGMDHSNMGHGNSSDNQHMDMSNMGHDMSMYDIFTINGKSGSAVKPLKVKKGEKVRLRLVNAGYMSHKLHLHGHEFKIAATDGQLLKDPQPIKDELLNIAPGERYDIEFIANNPGEWLLECHGDMEGTDGMKVKIQYEGQTNNTDKANAKEDLPIVDMTKYGKHELGQFTLDQKYDVEYTMDLGTAMGKDGTIFTINGKTYPETAPVNVKKGDLVKVKLVNNSPKDLHPMHLHGHFFQVLSKNGKPITGSPLIKDTLNVKPGEEYVVAFKADNPGNWMFHCHDLHHASAGMVTEVKYKDYKSDYTPNPNDTTNKPE, encoded by the coding sequence ATGAAGAAATTATTGGTTGGAACCATTTTAGCGGGAGTTGTTGCTATTGGTGCAGCCTGCTCAAATAATGCTTCGCACAGTTCCATGCAGGGGCACGATATGTCAAACATGAATATGAAGGAGGAAAACATCGCTAAGGACTCCAGTAAGCAACTGCCTTTGGCAACAAACACAGAAGTTTTATCCGGTAAAGAGATTAATCTTACTGCTAAGGAAGCATTATTACAAATAAATGATAAAGTGAAATTTCCGGTCTACACGTATAATGGATCTGTTCCCGGAGCGCAAATCCGTATTAAACAAGGGGATCGAGTAAAAATCTATTTTAAAAATGAATTACCAGAACCGACGACAATTCATTGGCACGGCTACCCTGTTCCGAATAGTCAAGATGGCGTTCCGGGTGTCACGATGGACGCAATTAAACCGGGGGAAACCTTTACGTATGAATTTACAGCTACTGTACCGGGAACGTATTTTTATCATTCCCATCAAGAAAGCGCGAAACAAGTGGACAAGGGACTATACGGCACATTAATCGTAGAACCTAAGAATGAGGAAAAAGTAGATCGAGATTATACACTCGTGTTAGACGAATGGATGAGCAATCCAGATGAAGGAAATATGCATATGAGTGGGATGGATCATAGCAATATGGGACATGGAAACAGCTCCGATAACCAACATATGGATATGAGCAACATGGGACATGATATGAGCATGTATGATATTTTCACGATTAACGGGAAAAGCGGTTCCGCTGTCAAACCTTTAAAAGTGAAGAAAGGCGAAAAGGTGCGGCTTCGCCTTGTAAACGCAGGATACATGTCCCACAAACTCCACCTGCATGGTCATGAGTTTAAAATTGCCGCAACAGACGGGCAGCTGTTAAAAGATCCGCAGCCAATCAAAGACGAACTTTTAAATATTGCTCCGGGTGAACGTTATGATATTGAATTTATCGCCAATAATCCGGGGGAATGGCTATTAGAATGCCATGGTGATATGGAAGGTACCGATGGCATGAAAGTGAAAATTCAATACGAAGGTCAGACAAACAATACGGACAAAGCAAATGCAAAAGAAGACCTCCCTATCGTTGATATGACAAAATACGGAAAACATGAATTAGGTCAATTTACATTAGATCAAAAATATGATGTAGAGTACACAATGGATTTAGGAACAGCGATGGGCAAAGATGGCACGATCTTCACGATTAATGGGAAAACGTATCCTGAAACAGCACCTGTAAATGTTAAGAAAGGTGATCTAGTAAAAGTAAAATTGGTGAACAATTCACCGAAAGATCTACATCCTATGCATTTACACGGACACTTCTTCCAAGTATTAAGTAAAAATGGCAAACCAATTACAGGTTCTCCATTGATTAAGGATACCTTGAATGTAAAACCGGGTGAAGAATATGTAGTCGCATTTAAAGCTGACAATCCGGGAAATTGGATGTTCCATTGCCATGACTTGCACCATGCTTCAGCCGGAATGGTTACAGAAGTAAAATATAAAGATTACAAATCTGACTATACACCAAACCCGAATGACACAACAAATAAACCTGAATAA
- a CDS encoding TVP38/TMEM64 family protein — MKEQIITLLNTYENAAYLISIVINIMISILGLVPSVFLTAANLAVFGFWKGTFLSFAGEAIGAIISFLLYRKGFKKLSEFKLFSHPKVRRLLEAKGLEAFFLILSLRLLPFVPSGVVTFVAAIGKTSLLIFMIASSIGKIPALLLEAYSVYQLMNWTWQGKVILTFLSVFLFLFAWKKINRKKAQTNKT; from the coding sequence ATGAAAGAGCAAATCATTACATTGCTTAACACATATGAAAATGCTGCTTATCTCATCAGCATCGTGATAAATATTATGATCAGTATTTTAGGACTTGTACCAAGCGTTTTTCTAACAGCTGCCAATTTGGCGGTGTTCGGGTTTTGGAAAGGCACCTTTTTATCTTTTGCAGGGGAAGCAATCGGAGCCATTATCTCCTTTCTTTTATATCGTAAAGGATTCAAGAAGCTTTCTGAATTCAAGTTATTTTCCCACCCGAAAGTCAGACGTTTGCTTGAAGCAAAAGGTTTAGAAGCCTTTTTTCTTATTCTGTCTTTGCGGCTTCTTCCTTTTGTTCCGTCAGGAGTAGTGACCTTTGTTGCGGCGATCGGAAAAACATCCTTGCTTATCTTTATGATTGCTAGCTCAATAGGGAAAATACCTGCATTACTTTTAGAAGCCTATTCGGTTTATCAATTAATGAATTGGACATGGCAAGGGAAAGTAATATTAACATTTTTGTCTGTTTTTTTATTTCTTTTTGCTTGGAAGAAAATCAATCGAAAAAAGGCTCAAACCAACAAAACTTAG
- a CDS encoding oxidoreductase: MDQTSDKQPVAFVTGASSGFGLLTSVVLAGEGYRVLASMRNLNNKGRLEAAAKEAGVTDRIEIVQLDVTDFSAVETVIQDVIRRYGRIDLLVNNAGYAAGGFTEELAVEEWGRQFETNFFGLVAVTKAVLPSMRKRRSGKIVNISSISGRIGFPSMGPYVASKFAVEGFSESLRLEMLPYGVHVVLIEPGSYKTDIWSKGLGAVTIHPNSPYAKEMKAILKYVNQVADTAPAPDEVIRQIVQVAKSPYPKLRYPVGKGVKLGIVLKHVLPWKWWERMMTKRLWEGK, translated from the coding sequence GTGGATCAGACTTCTGACAAACAACCGGTTGCGTTTGTTACAGGAGCTTCAAGCGGCTTTGGTTTGCTGACAAGTGTGGTACTTGCCGGCGAAGGCTATCGCGTGCTGGCTTCAATGAGAAACCTGAATAACAAAGGACGGCTGGAAGCGGCAGCTAAAGAAGCGGGTGTAACAGATCGAATTGAGATTGTCCAATTGGATGTGACCGATTTTTCCGCCGTGGAAACGGTGATTCAGGATGTGATTCGCCGCTACGGACGAATTGATCTGTTGGTGAACAATGCGGGTTATGCAGCGGGCGGCTTCACGGAGGAACTTGCTGTTGAAGAATGGGGGCGGCAATTTGAAACTAATTTTTTCGGCTTGGTGGCAGTAACGAAAGCTGTTTTGCCGTCGATGCGGAAACGCAGAAGCGGCAAGATTGTGAATATAAGCAGCATCAGCGGACGGATCGGCTTCCCTTCTATGGGACCTTATGTGGCATCCAAGTTTGCGGTGGAAGGATTCAGCGAGTCTTTGCGTTTAGAGATGCTGCCGTATGGCGTTCATGTAGTTTTGATTGAGCCGGGGTCCTATAAAACAGATATCTGGTCAAAAGGGTTGGGAGCGGTAACGATCCATCCGAATTCTCCTTATGCGAAAGAGATGAAGGCGATTTTGAAATATGTCAATCAGGTTGCCGACACGGCACCTGCTCCGGATGAAGTGATCCGACAGATTGTGCAAGTGGCGAAGTCTCCCTATCCGAAATTGCGGTATCCGGTTGGCAAAGGCGTGAAATTAGGAATTGTCTTGAAACATGTGCTGCCGTGGAAGTGGTGGGAGCGGATGATGACAAAACGGCTTTGGGAGGGAAAGTGA
- a CDS encoding sensor histidine kinase, with the protein MRKISFKLGLLFFVFVLGIETVLFVSLYVTLVHSRINEEFEQLLARGNSHRDVLEKNYDPSTLEHVTMMESEAETDVVITNDKGKILYFSDHILPFAKRVIKKANKNIPYGGMIVQKNWQKESHISTVSPIRIDGKIKGYVYMFQNTDSIQNMIYKLKHHFLMVGIFSVFLTIITIAFLSRVITIPLIRMKEATEKLCKGDFSVRLQIKGEDELAELGKAIQTLARDLEYLKKERSEFLASISHELRTPLTYVKGYADIARRPNMEEEERNRYLSIIYEEAEHMEKLVKDLFELAKMDQHSFQIHKEPTNLCSFLKKLHDKMHPAFQAKKMSLVYQCEKNITVHIDQKRFEQVMMNLLDNALKYADQGSTVSIDARVEKNNIVIIVSDKGRGIPEEDLPHIFERFYRVDKSRSRTSGGTGLGLAIAKEIVEAHGGSIYATSEYGKGTNMIITLPEE; encoded by the coding sequence GTGCGAAAAATTTCATTTAAGTTAGGACTATTATTTTTTGTATTCGTATTGGGAATAGAGACGGTTTTATTTGTGTCTTTATATGTTACTCTAGTTCATTCTCGAATTAATGAGGAATTTGAGCAGCTGTTAGCAAGAGGGAATAGCCACCGTGATGTGTTAGAAAAAAATTATGATCCTTCCACGTTAGAACATGTTACCATGATGGAGTCTGAAGCGGAGACGGACGTCGTTATTACAAATGACAAGGGGAAGATATTGTATTTTTCAGATCATATTTTGCCATTTGCTAAAAGAGTAATAAAAAAAGCAAATAAAAACATTCCCTATGGCGGAATGATTGTGCAAAAAAATTGGCAAAAAGAGTCGCACATTTCAACAGTAAGCCCGATTCGGATTGACGGCAAGATCAAAGGATATGTCTATATGTTTCAAAATACGGATTCTATTCAAAATATGATTTATAAGTTAAAACATCATTTCCTTATGGTTGGAATTTTTTCTGTATTTTTAACGATTATTACGATTGCTTTCTTATCAAGAGTCATTACCATTCCTCTCATTCGCATGAAAGAGGCGACCGAAAAATTGTGCAAAGGTGATTTTTCTGTTCGTCTGCAAATAAAAGGGGAGGACGAATTGGCGGAATTAGGGAAAGCGATCCAAACATTGGCGAGGGATTTAGAATACTTAAAAAAAGAAAGAAGCGAATTTCTCGCCAGTATTTCTCATGAACTTCGCACCCCGCTCACTTATGTAAAAGGGTATGCGGATATAGCTAGGAGACCCAACATGGAGGAAGAGGAGAGGAATCGATATTTGTCCATTATCTACGAAGAAGCAGAGCATATGGAAAAATTGGTGAAGGATCTTTTTGAATTAGCGAAGATGGATCAACATTCCTTTCAAATTCACAAGGAACCTACAAACTTATGTTCTTTCTTAAAAAAATTGCATGACAAAATGCATCCTGCGTTTCAAGCGAAAAAAATGTCTTTGGTATATCAATGTGAAAAAAACATTACTGTCCATATTGACCAAAAACGTTTTGAGCAAGTGATGATGAATTTGTTGGATAATGCTTTAAAATATGCTGATCAAGGTTCTACCGTGTCTATTGATGCAAGAGTGGAGAAAAACAATATTGTAATTATTGTTTCAGACAAAGGCAGAGGGATTCCTGAAGAGGATTTGCCTCATATTTTCGAACGGTTTTACCGAGTGGATAAATCAAGATCAAGAACTAGCGGCGGAACAGGACTGGGGCTGGCCATCGCCAAGGAAATTGTGGAAGCGCACGGAGGATCGATTTACGCTACAAGTGAATATGGAAAAGGAACAAACATGATCATTACATTGCCGGAGGAATGA